The Lolium rigidum isolate FL_2022 chromosome 1, APGP_CSIRO_Lrig_0.1, whole genome shotgun sequence region aggtagatatggtggacacaattggaaaactttggtttaagttggttggatgcacgagtagaaatCATACCCAgcgcaggcgaaggctagcaaaagactgggagcgaccaactaagagagcactaatgaacataatcatgcatagcgacaaaacattatcaatcaaaacataaagtgatattacaagtcaaaaactaaatgatcatggaggctttagttgactggttatagtcataacatggtgtaagcatgcgccaagtcaaccacataaagcatcaaaggagaataccacaatattatgcttttatgatagaaacaacacatcatTCTTTCGATGACACATTGTGCACTCTCGgacatttgaaacaagtcatcctacaacaataaatactaagcatatgacaagaataacatccaacatgacatgccaaagtctatgccacagtctaggcaagcttccttttgcatcactatagtcatgaaatattttactcgtatccaacaccaatcaacttatttgaaataacaatcagatatgaaatacattatggaccagacatctaatcatacacaaataaagaatactaacgagctctgaataaaattcaagtgaaagaacaagagctaaacagaGTACCAGAAAAATAGAACACTCGCAAAACATTAACAttaaaaactagagcgttctatgcaattaaaacggagcgggtctttctccaaaaaaaatgttccgggatccaacatatgctacagaaaacaaaacaaaaataaaaaatataaaaataaagacgctccaagaacaacacatagcgtatgaagcaataaaaatatagcccatagagagatgacatgttgctttgttgatggagagggcatgccttgggcatccccaagctttgacgcttgtacctcttcaaTATGTAttgggggtgcaggggcatcccaaaacttgagcttttgtccattcttcatctcatcatatcattcttctttccctacacttgaaaacttccttcatacaaaacttcacacaattctctattagcaacattagtacaatcaaaataaacaaatccacttggtttCAGTACtagcatatatcaaacatctattaaagcataagaTACTGTAGAAACTTtttaaaaagctctttgatcaaaagaactaaaaacgaAAGAGatataagaggcaaatgcaaatagtgcagaaatctgtcaaaacaaaacaataggtaaagatcgattttttcaaaAATCATCTGCTGCTTatatcgaaaagtggtcaactaacaaaagttagataataacctggggaatatgcataaaaaatgacaGCTAAAAATttcgctctggctatttttacgaatttgTATGACaacagcacataatctgttttcagaacaacaacttccccaaatcttactttcttccaattagaggctatttttggcacaaaacaaaataaaaatgataatgagaggttattacagaggtaataacttccaagactcaacaaaaaaaaattattgtaaataaaacatgtgttgtctcccataagcgcttttctttaacgcctttcagttagtCGCAGAAAaaatgcgagcatcaagtattatcgagtgaagaagcattaagatcaatgcgagaagtcttttcaacaaatatttgtattttatcaatatGAGTCTTAGAAGACCCTTTCTCTGCACTtttaggttcactactttcatcaaatggattttcaggaacaatcccaaaaaaattcttttcccaagcttcatgcattgctactaatttgaaaggtattggtatttttaCTTCTCTACTATTTTTGGTTTGGTCAAGTGTACCAAAGAtatctacacatgagcctagGTTCTCAAACCGATCAAAAACTTTCCTAGCTGCTATAACCACATCTTTTAATTCTCTAAGCAAAGTTTCTAGGATAAATTCTTTATTTTCATCATCCCGAATTTCAtggagtttaagaaacatttgctgcataaaaggattaaggctaacaaatctagcctccAGGATTTGAACTAAACAAGATGCAtcagtttcataattaggagcaagttctaccagagatttatcctcaatatctttatgcttactaacatgattgaagaatttttcaatgcTATCCTTCCAatagaaccactacctacagATAGGTCCTTCAGATCGTACTTAGGAATCCACATAATGAACTAGAAACGAAATAACAACTAtgtaagaaactaattttttgtgtttttgatataaagacaactataaaatgaaactaatttttatgtgttttcggtataataaagcaaacaaaacaaaataaagtaaactaagcaaactataacaaagtaaaaaagattggagatgagagactccccttgcagaaatcctctttctccccggcaacgtcgCCGGAAATTTTTGATGgtcctccggtgatggcgccagacaatcttgttggcagttgttgtggaaaCGGTTGGgaaacctcaagaggaaggtgtgatgagcacagcagcaagttttccctcagtacgaaaccaaggtttaattgaccagtaggagaaaggcatgacttctgaaggtgttgctggctgactagtggcaggggacACTActagcgtcagcaacaacgtggaacctgcacacagaaacaaccaaagtacttttccgcaacttacagtgaggttttcaatctcaccggtttgctaaaAACACAGGATTAGACGtaacgagtggaaagagatggttgcagaaagtaaacataacaggattgcagtagaatttatcagtaaaggaaacatgaccggggtccacagttcactagaggtgtctctccataaagataaataacatgttgggtgaacaaattacagctcaacaattgacagaatatcgaccaatacatgacaagatgattactatgagatttgatatgggcattataacataatacatagaccgtaatccaactgcgtctatgactaataatccaccttcaggttatcgtctgaacccctttcagtattaagttgcaagcaatatactatcgcattaagcaatgtgtgtaaagtaaacaatagatttaaccacggataaaacattgttgttttctccgtagtagcaacaacacatctacaatcttagaagttaaatgtcactctcccagaaaactagaggcatgaacctactatcgagcataaataccccctcttggagtcacaagtgtccacttggccagagtttctactagcaacggagagcatgcaagatcacaaaataacacatgacatgaatatataatcaatctcaacatagtataccatattcatcggattccagcaaacgcaatataggattacataaagatgttcttgatcatgtagggcagctcacaagatctattcaTGAAACGCAAatgagagaagacaaccatctagctactgctatggaccataGTCCAGGGATCAACTACTTAgacatcactttggaggcggacatggcgatgtagatgcctccggcgatgatttccccctccggcagtgtgccgggaagagcttgagaacccccccccccccccacacgtgatgggttctgcgatggcggccgcgatagaacttttcgtggatggaggatcgggtatccagggttttccctagaagatgtataaataggcggaggatttaggtcggtggggtgcttggtgggcccagaccccttggcgcgggccaggcctaggccgcgccatggggtggtttggccgccctgtggcgccttttcgaccccctctggacttcgtctttgttttggtaaaatattgacttcggcttttgtttcgtataattcctagaatatttcctgtacaacttttctaaaatacaaaaatagcagaaaatagggaactgacattgtggcatcttgttaatatgttagtgccggaaatcatgtaaaagtgcaacgaagtgtaagcaaaacatatatgaattggtgtaaaacaagcatggagcatcaaaaattatagatacgttttgagacgtatcactcacctcccatgttgatgtttcttgtttttcactagttaggcttaatggaaaaaacaacaaaaatagagAGCTTTTTAGCATTTATCTTGAGCTAGGACATGaagtgtttgcagagaaaatttgaaaacctatggaactttatttgcatgataatagcaatgttattagtatgaattatttgaacaccattattgctagtgctatggaaaagtctaagcttggggaagctagtttttttttatgaaaatgatgtttttagttccccaactttagaggagaaaatttgatatgatgattacaatgatgaatatgatattttcagtccacctactattgaggagaaaattaattatgattacaatatgtctcctatatctgattattatggtgatgagaataataatgatagctattttgtcgaatttgctcccactacaattaataagaatgattatgcttatgttgggagtaataattattttattcactcatgataagaatgttttatgtgatatttgtattgttgagtttgtgcatgatgctactgaaaattattacaagagaggaaaatatggttgttggaattttcatgttactaaaacacctctctttataTTAAAAGTTCCCAAGTTGCtcttgttttaccaacccatgcttgttactatgtgcttctttgatttattttattacaagattactatgcataggaagtgggttagacttaaatgtgtttcatatttgctccttgatgcttcttcacttgaaaggGAAAATTGGGGTCATACCATTAAAAGAACCAAACTTTAGAAAAATACCACTGAAGTTTTTGGCTTTGGAAAACTGCCACTGAAAGGCTGCTCCGTTATTGCTTTCTACCATTGGCGTCAACTGGCCGTTTGCAAAGTGATCGATTGGAAAATTAGAGCCAGCTGAACACACGCACACACCCAGGTTGCAGAAAACAAAATCCACGCACACACCTGAGTACATGCAACCTGAACACAACTCAATGCACGCACACACCTGACCAAGCCAGTTGAATAGATGATCCAAAAACAAATCTCCAGCAGCACTTTGCCTCTTAAACATCATTATATTTGCCTCCCAAACAGCGTTATACAGCATATATTCAACAACATAAAAACCAATATGGGAGAATATAACAAAAGGGAGATATCACATCATCTTGAGCATATAAAGAAGACTTTCAGCAATATAGAGCTGAACTTCAGTACATAATATTGTTCACAGCAAAGTAGCATCTTTGCACATGCAGCAATACAAAAGTGAATTTATCCCTCTGGGCAGCTAATTGATCTACTCAATGATGATCCGGCGATTGATACCTCCTGGTGAGATTGCAGCCATCCTTCTAGTTGTAACACCTGGGCTAGTTGGAGAGAGAGAAGCCATCCTTCTAGTTGTTACACCAGGGCTGGTTGGAGAAAGAGGAGCCGCTGGTCGAGTTGCTACACCTGGGCTTGAATGCGGCAACACAGTGGGTTCAACAGATGTTTTGGAGGCCTGAACATCCTCTGATATGCTTTTCCTATGGGTTACAACTTGGTTAGTGAGGGAAAAGTGTTGCAGCACAACCTTAAAAAAACATTGCAGCACATGTATGACTGAAAATAGTACATTACCTTGCTTTTTTCCCTTTCTTTGGACGAGGTGGTGGAAGCTCTTGTTCTAGTTCAGCTTGAGTAGCAGTACAACCCTTTTCTATATGCCCAAACTGAAAGCATCTTTTGCATTGATATGGTCCTCTTTTCCCCGGCTCCCCACTCGCCTTAATTCTCTGTTTTCGTGGTCTGCCAGCAGCCCTTTGTAGAGGTGGAGGAATCATTTCAAAACCAACATCAACCTTTGGCCATTCTGACCTGCCATTCATTGGAGCGATCTGAAACTGATAGGCCATCTTGAATCTCTCTACGGAATAGTAGTCATGCACAAAGTCCTCATTCTTTAGTTGCCTAACTTTGCCAACCAAGTATATAGCATGAGGGCATGGTTTTCCGGACACCTCCCATTGTCCACAACCACATTCTCTTTTCTCAAGGTCAACAACATACCTCCatgtcttcccttcttttgttgttcctgaTATTTCACCTGACATGGGACCACTTTTCTGGAGTTCATACTGCAGCCCTCGATTCTTCATGCTTAACTCATGTAACACACTTGGGAGGGTGAGGCCTTGAAGTCTATTGGCTATCACTTGCCTCGTGTACATCTTTTCCTGGATCATTTGCCTAATCTTGTCCATCAGATAGTCAACTGGAAGGTCTTTGTAATCCTTAATCCAATTGTTGAAGCATTCTGATATGTTGTTGTTAACATAATCAACTTTGCACTCTTTGGAGAATTTGGATCTGCTCCATATCAGATTGTGATGCTTATTTAAAAATGCAATTGCCTTAGGACAATCAGCTGCAATTTTCTCCATCAATGCATCATGTCTACGACTTGTGCATGCCCACGCACAAGGCCACATGTATTTCAGTACCTCACCCTTGAACTTCTTTCGAAAATTAGCCATTAGGTGTCTAAAACACTCACGGTGCTCTGCATCATCTCCAAAGGCTTTCTTGACACCATATGCTAGTCCCTTGCAAGCATTAGTGTGGATCGTCAATCCAGGTGGAGTGCCAACTGCTTTCTTGAGGTTGGTCATGAACCATGCCCAATTGGCATTATTTTCTTTCCCAAAAATACCATACGCAACTGGATACATCCAATTGTGTCCATCAATGGCAGTTGCTGCAGCCAACTGTCCATTATACTTACCAGTGAGGTGTGTGGAATCAACACCAAGATATGGTCTACACCCAGCCAAAAAGCCATCAACACATGCTCTAATGCACACAAACATCCTTGAAAAATGCATTTGTCCATTGATCTTCTTGCAATCGATATCAACAATGCTTCCTGGACAAGCTTCTTCTAGAGCTGCTTTGAATCTCCATAACATTGTGAAGCTCTCTTCCCAAGTACCATGAAGCTCATTCATAGCAGCTTTCTTCCCAGCCCACACTTTAAAATATGACATCTCAATCTTGTATTGTGTCTGCAATCTTTTCTGTAACTTCTTTGCACTCAGAGTGGGATCCTCTTGCACAATATCTTTTGCTCTTCGAGATATCCAAGACGTGGAAGCTTGATGTCCCGTTAGTGTGGCTGAACCGGCACATGTGTGATCATCCAATGAAGATAGATTAACAACCTGCAAATAAGTATGATTTACAAAGTTAGACAAGTCTGTGAGAAATGTGCAACAAATAAAACAATAAACCTACAAATAAAATATTACTAACCATAAATGTGTTGCCACCATGAAGTTTCTTCGCATAAACTCTCCACTCACAGTCTTCAGCTGCACACCTTGCCCTGTATCTAGTTGTGTCACTATGTTCAACCATGGTCTCAAATGAATTTTTGATGGCATATGTTCTCATAATCTGGATAAACTCTTCTTTATCACCAAATGTATCTTTTTCCTTGATGACTGGATTCTCTAGATCATGTGTTGTGTATGGCACAAAATAATCATCTCTCGCTCCAGTCTCATCATCTTGAACACATTCAGTATCAAATTCTGGAATAGGCCTTGCCCTCTTTCTTTTATTCACTTCTACTGCATTTTTTTCGGTTGGCTTTGACTCACGGGCGGCATCATCCACCTTTTTGAAGTACCTCCACTCTTCATCTACTCCAGCTGGTTCATCTCCATGAGGATCACACCCAAAAGTCATGAAGTgttctttttcttcctcttcaGCCATTGGTGGCCCTGCAGTTGTTTCTCCATATGTTGGTACTTCTGCCCATGCAAACCCCTCAACTTTGATCTCCTCCTCAACCACCTTGGTAGCAGCACTCATGTCCTCATCGGcaacattggtctcaacatggccCTCTTCCCATGCACCCACTACCATGAACAACTTAACCACTTGCGATGCCCTTAGCAATTCAAGAAGCTGATTGTCAGTATCTAACCTGCATTTCATATGCTGCTTTGAATCAACAACCCAAAAGTTTGCCTTTTGGTCGCTGGCCCATGTGAAGTATGGAGCAATATCCTTGTGCAGATCAATTAGTGCATACTTTTCAGAATCAACAACCCAACTTACAGTCCTACCCTTACTATAAACCTTTTTGCCATCTATAATACTGAAGTATGAGTTGACAAGGATCTCTAATCTACAAGCAGTTTTTGGATCAACTCTGCAATATGCAAGCCAGAAACACAAAAAAAGAGGAACACATAAGAACCTCATGACTCGTCCACACAcaaatacaagaaaagtatgaacTAACTGAAAAATCTGGAGATATTAAGTGGGATTACCCTTCTTGAACTTGAGATTCATCCATCCTTGGTCAATTTCCTGGTTCCTTGTCTCCGCTCTACAAAATCCCCAAAAACTAGGGTTCATACCATGCACAAGAGCACGGGAAGGAGACAGATCGCGAGGGAAACGAGGGGGATAGAGGAGGAAGAGGGTCTGTACCATGGAGGAGCTCACGGAGGAGAAtgagccgccgccggggaggcGCGTCGCCGGCAGCTAGCGGCAGGGAAGTCGCGCCGCCGCGTCTCCTTTCTTCAGTCGGTCTTGGCTGGTGGGTGCGTGTGTGGTTCGTTCAGTCTGGGCTCAGCCTGGCCAATTAATCTGGCTGATACGTGGTTGCAAACGGCCAGTTGACGCCAATGGCAGAAACCAATAACGGAGCAGCCTTTCAGTGGCAGTTTTCCAAAGCCAAAAACTTCAGTGGTATTTTTCTGAAGTTTGGTTCTTTTAATGGTATGACCCCAATTTTCcccacttgaaaatacttgatgctagttctttttctgcgcctagctgaaaggcatttaaaaaaagcactcttgggagataacccgtgtttatttctgtaatttttttgttgagtcttggaagttattacctctgtaataacctctccttctcatgtttatttcatttttgtgccaagaatagcctctaataggaagaaagtaagatttggggaagttgtcccgaaaacagattttgtgatgtcaccataaaaattcatattcccagccagaacgtaattttgatCTTCCAATTGttttgcatatgccccaggttattatctaactttcgttatttgaacactttttgatctgagcaagagaagattttcgaaaaaatcgatctttatctgatgttctgttttgatatatttttgccactatttgcatctgcctcttaatctctttcttttgagttcttttgagcaaagagatttttgaagaggttgctacagtagctaatgctttaacagatgtttgatatatgttagaactgaacccaagtggatttgttattttaaaTTGTACTAACAccgctaataagaattgtgtgaagttttataTGAATAAAGTTTTCAAATgtaggagagaagaatgatgtaatgagatgaagtatggacaaaatctcaagcttggggatgcccatgtcaccccaagaaatatccaagaggtaaaagcgtcaaagcttggggatgccttgggcatcccctcttcatcaacaaagcatcaggtcatctttgcgctatatttttattgcttcatactctatgtgttgttcttggagcgtctttatttttattttttgtttaatttgttttgtttgctatagcatatggttggatcccagcatacttgttttggagaagacacactccgttttaattgcatagaacgctctagttttcacttctATTGttatgcgagtgttctagtttgccagtactacgtttagctcttgttctttcactcgaattttgttcagagtttgttagttttatttatgtatgtatgattagctctctggtccatattgattttcatctatgagacttgtttcaaataaattgattggtgttggagacgagtaaaatgtttcatgcttatagtgatgtaaAAGAAAGCTTGTcatgtcatgttggatattattcttattatatgcttagtatttattgttgtaccattacttgtctcaaatagctgagagtgcataatgtgccattgaaagaatcatgttttgtttccatcatacaaagcataatatggtggtattctcctttgatgctttattgggttgacttggcacatgcttataccatgttatgactacaaccagtcaactaaaacatctatgatcatttagtttttgacttttaatatcactttatgctttgattaataatgttttgtcgctatgcatgattatggccattattgctctcttagttggtcgctcccagtcttttgctagccttcgcctatactgggtatgagctctactcgtgcatccaaccaccaaaaatcaAAGTTTGCCAatagtgtccaccatatctacctactaccatcatttctattccaagtatattcatcatgtttttatttatcttccaaattaaattttgtcatgagaaaaaattagttagtaaagatctcacgaacttgatggcccatttactttcttgcacttaataaacttgagccattgtgactatattatgaagtttatatgcttgcaaattgtgattttgggagttagcacaaccatgctttcatggggcacgctttcaacattacacttattcctatttagttgatatcatgttcttttatttatggatgcctagcggtgcgaaataaaatggaaacttgtaagtccatggagtttgtatatatgttagagaaacgcctgggcgggcaacttaagccatgcatcattcatggtggaaatttgcaGTGAACCATATTGAGCATTCTGTGAAGCATCTTAAATAAAAAGCTATGCCCgcagtaaataaaaggattgctgagatgctcattgtatgtttgtcttgtcattttggtatgggaTTGCTCCTATATCGACATGAATACTTCTACATCATGGGTcaggaggtaccccattggcgttctcgatgatacatgtatacttacgatgactgatgacgcgtaaagcacacacccgttgggaaccccaagtggaaggtgtgatgcgtacagcagcaagtttccctcagtaagaaaccaaggtttatctaaccagtaggagtcaagggccacgtgaaggttgttggtgacggagtgtagtgcggcgcaacaccagggatttcggcgccaacgtggaacctgcacaacacaatcaaaataatttgccccaacttaacagtgaggttgtcaatctcaccggcttgctgtaaacaaaggattaaacgtatggtgtggagaatgatgttttgttgcgaagaacaacagagaacagagattgcagtagattgtatttcagatgtaaaagaatggaccggggtccacagttcactagtggtgtctctccaataagataaatagcatgttgggtgaacaaattacgagttgggcaattgacaaatagagagggcaaaacaatgcacatacatatcatgatgactactatgagatttaatcagggcattacgacaaagtacatagaccgctatccagcatgcatctatgcctaaaaagtccaccttcggggttagcatccgcaccccttccagtattaagttgcaacaaaagacaattgcattaagtatgatgcgtaatgtaatcaacacaaatatccttagacaaagcatcgatgttttatccctagtggcaacagcacatccacaaccttagaactttctgtcacagtcccagattcaatggaggcatgaacccactatcgagcataaatactccctcttggagtcacaagtatcaacttggcca contains the following coding sequences:
- the LOC124682480 gene encoding uncharacterized protein LOC124682480, translating into MDKIRQMIQEKMYTRQVIANRLQGLTLPSVLHELSMKNRGLQYELQKSGPMSGEISGTTKEGKTWRYVVDLEKRECGCGQWEVSGKPCPHAIYLVGKVRQLKNEDFVHDYYSVERFKMAYQFQIAPMNGRSEWPKVDVGFEMIPPPLQRAAGRPRKQRIKASGEPGKRGPYQCKRCFQFGHIEKGCTATQAELEQELPPPRPKKGKKARKSISEDVQASKTSVEPTVLPHSSPGVATRPAAPLSPTSPGVTTRRMASLSPTSPGVTTRRMAAISPGGINRRIIIE
- the LOC124652170 gene encoding uncharacterized protein LOC124652170, translating into MDESQVQEGVDPKTACRLEILVNSYFSIIDGKKVYSKGRTVSWVVDSEKYALIDLHKDIAPYFTWASDQKANFWVVDSKQHMKCRLDTDNQLLELLRASQVVKLFMVVGAWEEGHVETNVADEDMSAATKVVEEEIKVEGFAWAEVPTYGETTAGPPMAEEEEKEHFMTFGCDPHGDEPAGVDEEWRYFKKVDDAARESKPTEKNAVEVNKRKRARPIPEFDTECVQDDETGARDDYFVPYTTHDLENPVIKEKDTFGDKEEFIQIMRTYAIKNSFETMVEHSDTTRYRARCAAEDCEWRVYAKKLHGGNTFMVVNLSSLDDHTCAGSATLTGHQASTSWISRRAKDIVQEDPTLSAKKLQKRLQTQYKIEMSYFKVWAGKKAAMNELHGTWEESFTMLWRFKAALEEACPGSIVDIDCKKINGQMHFSRMFVCIRACVDGFLAGCRPYLGVDSTHLTGKYNGQLAAATAIDGHNWMYPVAYGIFGKENNANWAWFMTNLKKAVGTPPGLTIHTNACKGLAYGVKKAFGDDAEHRECFRHLMANFRKKFKGENASTIGLRITKTFQLTI